In one Haemophilus parainfluenzae genomic region, the following are encoded:
- the cas5c gene encoding type I-C CRISPR-associated protein Cas5c, whose protein sequence is MNQIRLHIWGDYACFTRPEMKVERVSYDVITPSAARGILAAVHWKPAIRWVIDRIYVLKPIRFESVRRNELGGKISAGKVSGAMKRKRVADLYTLIEDDRQQRAATVLKDVAYVIEAHAVLTAKAGADETVTKHIEMFKRRAKKGQCFQQPCLGVREFPADFALIDEGEPLPPSALSESEANRDLGWMLHDIDFDHGNTPHFFRAEMKDGVIDVPPFYAEEVKA, encoded by the coding sequence ATGAACCAAATCCGCCTACATATTTGGGGCGATTATGCCTGTTTTACCCGTCCGGAGATGAAGGTGGAGCGGGTGTCTTATGATGTCATCACACCGTCGGCGGCGCGCGGGATTTTGGCGGCGGTGCATTGGAAGCCGGCGATTCGGTGGGTGATAGACCGCATTTATGTGTTGAAACCGATTCGGTTTGAGTCGGTGCGGCGCAATGAGTTGGGCGGTAAGATTTCGGCGGGTAAGGTCAGCGGCGCGATGAAGCGCAAGCGTGTTGCCGATTTATATACGCTGATTGAAGACGACCGCCAGCAGCGCGCGGCGACGGTGCTTAAAGACGTGGCTTATGTGATTGAAGCCCATGCGGTGCTGACAGCAAAAGCAGGGGCAGATGAGACCGTTACCAAGCATATCGAGATGTTCAAACGCCGTGCGAAAAAAGGGCAATGCTTCCAGCAGCCTTGTTTGGGGGTGCGTGAGTTTCCTGCCGATTTTGCGTTGATTGACGAAGGCGAACCACTGCCGCCATCAGCATTATCGGAAAGCGAGGCAAACCGCGATTTAGGCTGGATGCTGCACGATATTGATTTTGACCACGGCAACACGCCGCATTTTTTCCGCGCAGAAATGAAAGACGGCGTGATTGATGTGCCGCCGTTTTACGCCGAGGAGGTGAAAGCATGA
- the cas8c gene encoding type I-C CRISPR-associated protein Cas8c/Csd1: MILASLARYYRRLAAETDEMGNPKVPPYGFSEEKIGWILVLDKEGRLKDVIPHLSEDKKPQPKYMSVPKVGGSDSNSIKPKFLWGNSQYILGITAKETKDPSRTTRCYNSFRSYHLGLLKDSQDEGLLALRKFLETWQPDMFQNQPCKKEMLDTNMVFKLSGTSGYIHQRKDALKLWIQEIENEEISDGFCLISGEQSKIAEKHPVIKGVNGGKAEQMIVSFNKEAFASFGKEQGANAPVSEQSAFAYTTALNYLLRQRNQEANNHCLTIGDTSTVFWAEADDNATAQAAEGFFAHVFTPPDNEQESAKIFNVLEQIGKGRPLQEIAPELSANTRFYILGLAPNAARISVRFWLDTTFGQLAENLAQHWQDLALEPCAWKTPPSIWRLLLQTAVLGKSENISPVLAGEMTRAVICGTPYPLSLLSQLITRIRADGDVNSLRVAMMKAVLERRFRKGFIEEGVPMSLNNESPNRAYLLGRLFAVLERIQYQALGELNAGIADRYYGSASAVPFSVFPRLLSGAKHHLSRLRKDKAGMAVNLDKDLGEIIAKLPETFPRHLSIDEQGRFAIGYYHQKQSYFAKKETAETIEN; encoded by the coding sequence ATGATTCTTGCGTCCCTTGCCCGCTATTACCGCCGTTTGGCAGCGGAAACCGATGAAATGGGCAATCCGAAAGTGCCGCCTTATGGCTTTAGCGAGGAGAAAATTGGCTGGATTTTGGTGTTGGATAAAGAAGGTCGTCTGAAAGATGTGATACCACATTTATCCGAAGATAAAAAACCACAGCCTAAATATATGAGTGTTCCTAAAGTTGGTGGTTCTGATAGTAATAGTATAAAACCAAAATTTTTATGGGGTAACAGCCAGTATATATTAGGCATAACTGCAAAGGAAACAAAGGATCCTAGTAGAACCACACGGTGTTATAACTCTTTCAGAAGCTATCACTTGGGTTTACTAAAAGACTCTCAAGATGAAGGTTTATTGGCACTAAGAAAATTTTTAGAAACATGGCAACCTGATATGTTTCAAAATCAGCCATGTAAAAAAGAAATGCTAGATACCAATATGGTATTTAAACTTAGTGGTACAAGTGGATATATTCATCAACGAAAAGATGCTTTAAAACTATGGATTCAAGAAATAGAGAATGAAGAAATCTCGGATGGTTTTTGCTTAATTAGTGGTGAACAATCAAAAATTGCAGAAAAACATCCTGTAATTAAAGGGGTAAATGGCGGTAAAGCAGAACAAATGATTGTATCGTTCAACAAAGAAGCCTTTGCCTCTTTCGGCAAGGAGCAAGGCGCAAATGCGCCTGTTTCCGAACAATCCGCTTTTGCCTACACCACTGCGCTGAACTATCTGTTGCGCCAACGTAATCAAGAAGCGAATAACCACTGCCTGACCATTGGCGATACCAGCACGGTCTTTTGGGCGGAAGCGGATGATAACGCCACGGCGCAGGCTGCCGAAGGCTTCTTCGCGCACGTGTTCACGCCACCGGATAATGAACAAGAAAGCGCCAAAATTTTCAACGTATTGGAACAAATCGGCAAAGGTCGTCCGCTGCAAGAAATTGCGCCCGAACTTTCTGCCAATACCCGTTTTTATATCTTAGGGCTTGCCCCCAATGCCGCACGGATTTCTGTTCGGTTTTGGCTGGACACCACGTTTGGGCAGCTGGCGGAAAATTTGGCGCAGCATTGGCAAGATTTAGCCCTTGAGCCTTGCGCATGGAAAACGCCGCCGTCTATTTGGCGACTCTTATTGCAAACTGCCGTATTGGGCAAAAGCGAAAATATCTCCCCCGTGTTGGCAGGTGAAATGACCCGCGCCGTGATTTGCGGCACGCCGTACCCCTTGAGTTTGCTGTCGCAACTGATTACCCGAATCCGCGCCGACGGCGATGTAAACAGCCTGCGCGTGGCAATGATGAAAGCCGTATTAGAGCGGCGTTTTAGAAAAGGTTTTATCGAAGAAGGAGTTCCTATGAGTTTGAACAATGAAAGCCCGAATCGCGCCTATCTTTTAGGGCGGCTGTTTGCCGTGTTGGAGCGCATTCAATATCAGGCGTTGGGCGAATTAAATGCCGGCATTGCCGACCGCTATTACGGCTCTGCATCTGCCGTGCCGTTTTCCGTTTTTCCGCGCCTTTTGTCGGGCGCAAAACACCATTTATCGCGCTTGCGTAAAGACAAAGCCGGTATGGCAGTGAATTTGGATAAAGATTTGGGCGAAATCATTGCCAAACTGCCCGAAACCTTTCCGCGCCATTTGAGCATTGACGAGCAAGGCCGCTTCGCTATCGGCTATTACCATCAAAAACAAAGCTATTTTGCTAAAAAAGAAACCGCTGAAACCATTGAAAACTAA
- the cas7c gene encoding type I-C CRISPR-associated protein Cas7/Csd2, which produces MSAIQNRYEFVYFFDVTNGNPNGDPDAGNMPRLDPESSKGLVTDVCLKRKIRNFVEISSENEAGYEIYVKEKSVLNLQNKRAYEALGIEPEAKKLPKDEAKARDITAWMCKNFFDIRTFGAVMTTEVNSGQVRGPVQLAFAQSIDPIVPLEVSITCMAVTKEQDLEKERTMGRKYIVPYALYRVHGFISANLAAKTGFSDDDLAKLWQALTLMFEHDRSAARGEMAARKLIVFKHDSALGSQPAHKLFDAVKVERVNGESGTPASGFGDYKISVVSDGLNDVSVEKLL; this is translated from the coding sequence ATGTCTGCCATTCAAAACCGCTATGAATTTGTTTACTTTTTTGACGTAACCAACGGCAACCCCAACGGCGACCCAGATGCGGGCAATATGCCGCGTCTTGACCCTGAATCCAGCAAAGGTTTGGTAACCGATGTCTGCCTGAAACGCAAAATCCGTAATTTTGTAGAAATCAGCAGCGAAAACGAAGCCGGTTACGAAATCTACGTCAAAGAAAAGAGCGTGTTAAACCTGCAAAACAAACGTGCTTATGAAGCGCTTGGCATTGAGCCGGAAGCCAAAAAACTGCCAAAAGACGAAGCCAAAGCCCGCGACATTACCGCTTGGATGTGCAAAAACTTCTTTGATATCCGCACCTTTGGCGCCGTGATGACCACCGAAGTCAACAGCGGACAAGTGCGCGGCCCGGTACAACTGGCGTTCGCCCAATCCATCGACCCGATTGTGCCGCTGGAAGTTTCCATCACCTGCATGGCGGTAACCAAGGAACAAGATTTGGAGAAAGAACGCACTATGGGGCGTAAATACATCGTCCCTTACGCGCTCTACCGCGTGCACGGCTTTATCTCCGCCAACCTTGCCGCCAAAACCGGTTTTTCAGACGACGACTTAGCCAAACTCTGGCAAGCCCTGACGCTGATGTTTGAACACGACCGCTCCGCCGCCCGTGGCGAAATGGCGGCGCGCAAACTGATCGTTTTCAAACACGACAGCGCACTCGGCAGCCAGCCTGCACATAAACTGTTTGATGCCGTGAAAGTCGAACGCGTAAACGGCGAATCAGGTACGCCCGCAAGCGGTTTTGGCGATTACAAAATCAGCGTAGTTTCAGACGGCCTGAATGACGTAAGCGTGGAAAAGTTACTTTAA
- the cas4 gene encoding CRISPR-associated protein Cas4 has translation MTALLTETQRENQDTRLIPLSALQHYAFCPRQCALIHNEQAWAENYLTAQGKALHERVDSGEPETRKGVRFERTVHVSAEKLGISGVLDLVEVDTKTGSLKPVEYKRGKPKPDPMDEIQLCAQGLCLEEMTGQAVSEGALWYMQTRHRVPVVFSDDLRAQTRATIAAVRELLNSGQTPPPDYGKRCKACSLVEICQPELLGKRDRSVGYVEGLFTND, from the coding sequence ATGACCGCACTTTTAACCGAAACCCAAAGGGAAAATCAGGACACGCGCCTGATTCCCCTTTCCGCTTTGCAACACTACGCCTTCTGTCCGCGCCAATGCGCGCTGATTCACAACGAGCAGGCGTGGGCGGAGAATTATTTAACCGCGCAGGGCAAAGCGCTTCATGAGCGGGTGGATTCGGGCGAGCCCGAAACTCGCAAGGGCGTGCGTTTTGAGCGGACGGTGCATGTGTCTGCGGAGAAACTGGGCATCAGCGGCGTGTTGGATTTGGTGGAAGTGGACACGAAAACAGGTAGCCTGAAACCCGTGGAATACAAACGCGGCAAGCCCAAACCCGACCCGATGGATGAAATCCAGCTTTGCGCCCAAGGCTTGTGTTTGGAAGAGATGACAGGGCAAGCCGTCTCTGAGGGCGCATTGTGGTATATGCAAACCCGCCACCGCGTCCCCGTCGTGTTTTCAGACGACCTACGCGCCCAAACACGCGCCACCATCGCCGCCGTGCGCGAACTCCTAAACAGCGGCCAAACCCCGCCGCCCGACTACGGCAAACGCTGCAAAGCCTGCTCGCTGGTAGAGATTTGCCAGCCTGAGTTGTTGGGAAAACGGGATAGGAGTGTGGGGTATGTGGAGGGGTTATTTACTAATGATTAA
- a CDS encoding HNH endonuclease, protein MNCIYCREEKQIDEFSLEHVVPQFLGGNFVSDKFKTRNVCKKCNNNLGLFVDAAFEKDWLVFNHLKSQAYAFFNPKAPTSLPLHYMGHSVINPPHMVDGEICEYWLGPLGEQIFWIRPDDEKLYWYAGGNPRTVKKQKTRAYFIFAERSLKNFELALLSFKDAFEGKPVKKIMCTRLDEENILPRIGFSNPDDIDQERIEFFLESVRGGKEQHCKYHKNVFAENRFIAKLALGILHCLFNKSKFSSEYMEELYKGLWYRTGDNIPKIPGSGALHEGKDLKRLLGVPYGTTISILKSNNLLIMNLNIGTELNYSIQCGEIEELDSQEAEIFDQGGLCIVIYKPLQRFIELGLYEFIAHKSGDYINDDLSEIESMLHNNEDYFKNL, encoded by the coding sequence ATGAATTGCATATATTGTAGGGAAGAGAAACAAATTGATGAATTCAGCTTGGAGCATGTTGTCCCACAGTTTCTTGGTGGAAATTTTGTATCAGATAAATTTAAAACAAGAAATGTGTGCAAAAAATGTAATAACAATCTAGGACTTTTTGTTGATGCTGCATTTGAAAAAGATTGGTTGGTATTCAATCATCTAAAGAGTCAGGCGTATGCATTTTTTAATCCGAAAGCACCAACATCTCTTCCTTTGCATTACATGGGGCATAGTGTAATAAATCCACCGCATATGGTAGATGGAGAAATATGTGAGTATTGGTTAGGACCACTAGGGGAGCAAATCTTTTGGATTAGACCGGATGATGAAAAGCTATATTGGTACGCTGGAGGAAATCCGCGTACAGTTAAAAAGCAGAAAACAAGAGCATATTTTATTTTTGCTGAACGTTCTTTAAAAAATTTTGAGTTGGCATTACTGTCATTTAAAGATGCTTTTGAGGGCAAGCCTGTCAAGAAAATTATGTGTACTCGTTTAGACGAAGAAAATATTTTACCTAGAATAGGCTTTTCAAATCCTGATGACATAGATCAAGAAAGAATAGAATTCTTTTTAGAAAGTGTAAGAGGTGGAAAAGAACAGCATTGCAAATACCATAAAAACGTATTTGCTGAAAATCGATTTATTGCGAAATTAGCACTTGGAATTTTGCATTGTTTATTCAATAAGAGCAAATTTTCTAGTGAGTACATGGAAGAGCTTTATAAGGGCTTGTGGTATAGAACAGGAGATAATATCCCTAAAATTCCTGGTTCAGGGGCACTTCATGAAGGTAAAGATTTAAAAAGGTTATTAGGTGTTCCGTATGGCACGACTATATCTATTTTAAAGAGTAACAATCTATTGATTATGAATTTAAATATTGGCACAGAACTTAATTATTCTATTCAATGTGGAGAAATTGAAGAGTTAGATAGTCAAGAGGCAGAAATATTTGATCAAGGCGGATTATGTATTGTTATTTATAAACCTTTACAACGTTTTATTGAGTTGGGACTGTATGAATTTATAGCACATAAAAGTGGAGATTATATTAATGATGACTTATCTGAGATTGAAAGTATGCTCCACAATAATGAGGATTATTTTAAGAATTTATAA
- the cas1c gene encoding type I-C CRISPR-associated endonuclease Cas1c: MRKLQNTLYITTQGSYLHKERETLVVEQERKKVAQLPVHSIGHIFCFGNVLVSPFLLGFCGENNVNLAFFTENGRFLGRLQGRQSGNVLLRRAQYRVSEQNPVPIARNIIAAKIQASKRVLQRQIRNYGENAAIQSAVDALNISLRQLKGAAELDVVRGIEGDAAARYFGVFGQLLSEKSGFTFDGRNRRPPRDGVNALLSFVYSILGKDISGALQGVGLDPQVGFLHADRPGRDSLAQDILEEFRSWWADRLVLSLINRGQIKLQDFITEASGAVSLKAEARKLLFQALQAKKQEKIVHPFLDEEVEIGLLPYIQAMLLARHLRGDLAEYPPFLMR; encoded by the coding sequence ATGCGCAAACTGCAAAACACGCTCTACATCACTACCCAAGGCAGCTATTTGCATAAGGAGCGGGAGACGTTGGTGGTGGAGCAGGAGCGTAAAAAGGTGGCGCAGTTGCCGGTGCATTCCATCGGGCATATTTTCTGTTTTGGGAATGTGTTGGTGTCGCCGTTTTTACTGGGGTTTTGCGGTGAAAATAATGTGAATTTGGCGTTTTTTACCGAAAACGGACGTTTCTTGGGACGGCTTCAGGGACGGCAGAGTGGCAATGTGCTGCTGCGTCGGGCGCAGTATCGGGTGTCGGAGCAAAATCCCGTGCCGATTGCGCGCAATATCATTGCGGCGAAGATTCAGGCGAGTAAGCGGGTGCTTCAGCGGCAGATTCGCAATTACGGCGAGAATGCGGCGATTCAAAGTGCGGTTGATGCTTTGAATATTTCGCTGCGGCAGTTGAAGGGCGCGGCGGAGCTGGACGTAGTGCGTGGTATTGAGGGCGATGCGGCGGCGCGTTATTTCGGCGTGTTCGGGCAGCTTTTGAGCGAAAAAAGCGGCTTTACTTTTGACGGACGCAACCGCCGTCCGCCCAGAGATGGGGTGAATGCGCTGTTGTCGTTTGTGTACAGTATTTTGGGCAAGGACATCAGCGGTGCACTGCAAGGCGTGGGGCTGGATCCACAGGTAGGTTTTCTGCACGCCGACCGACCAGGGCGCGACAGTTTGGCGCAGGATATTTTGGAAGAATTCCGCTCGTGGTGGGCAGACAGGCTGGTGTTGTCGCTGATTAACCGTGGGCAAATCAAACTGCAGGATTTTATTACCGAGGCAAGCGGCGCGGTAAGCTTGAAAGCGGAGGCGCGTAAGCTACTGTTTCAAGCCTTGCAGGCGAAAAAACAGGAGAAAATCGTTCATCCGTTTTTGGACGAGGAAGTGGAAATCGGGCTGCTGCCATATATTCAAGCGATGCTTTTAGCGCGCCATCTGCGCGGGGATTTGGCGGAATACCCGCCGTTTTTGATGAGATAA
- the cas2 gene encoding CRISPR-associated endonuclease Cas2: protein MLMLITYDISFDDPNGQARLRRIAKHCLDYGVRAQYSVFECDVTPDQWVALKNKLLETYDPTCDSLRFYHLGSKWRNKVEHHGAKPAVDVFKDVLVI, encoded by the coding sequence ATGTTAATGCTGATTACTTATGATATTTCTTTTGACGATCCAAACGGGCAAGCGCGATTGCGCCGTATCGCAAAACATTGCTTAGATTACGGCGTGCGCGCGCAATATTCAGTATTTGAATGTGATGTCACGCCTGACCAATGGGTCGCGTTGAAAAACAAACTGTTGGAAACCTACGATCCCACATGTGACAGTCTGCGTTTTTATCATTTAGGCAGTAAGTGGCGTAATAAAGTGGAGCATCATGGGGCAAAACCGGCAGTAGATGTATTTAAAGACGTGCTTGTCATTTAG
- the queA gene encoding tRNA preQ1(34) S-adenosylmethionine ribosyltransferase-isomerase QueA, whose protein sequence is MRVSDFHFDLPDELIARYPKKDRSSCRLLQLNGENGEISHRTFTDVLDLIGEGDLLIFNNTRVIPARMFGRKASGGKIEVLVERVLSEHHFLAHIRSSKAPKEGAELFLGEDKLGENNGVKAIMVGRQDALFEVELADKSRNVLDVLQEIGHMPLPPYIDRPDEEADQECYQTVYNKVPGAVAAPTAGLHFDDELLQKLHEKGVNFEFVTLHVGAGTFQPVRVENIEDHIMHAEYVELSQEVCNAIIETKKAGKRVIAVGTTSVRSVETAALSAEENGNPDLIEPYFSDTSIFIYPGKSFRVVDALITNFHLPESTLIMLVSAFAGFSHTMNAYKSAVENRYRFFSYGDAMFITKNPNVKGLE, encoded by the coding sequence ATGCGTGTTTCCGACTTTCATTTTGACTTACCTGATGAGCTGATTGCTCGTTACCCTAAAAAAGATCGCTCTTCTTGTCGTTTACTACAACTAAACGGCGAAAACGGGGAAATTTCTCACCGCACGTTTACTGATGTATTAGATTTAATCGGCGAAGGTGATTTGTTGATTTTTAACAATACGCGCGTAATCCCTGCTCGTATGTTTGGTCGTAAAGCCAGCGGCGGGAAAATTGAAGTGTTGGTGGAACGTGTTTTAAGTGAACATCATTTCTTAGCGCATATTCGTTCATCAAAAGCTCCGAAAGAAGGTGCTGAATTATTTTTAGGTGAAGATAAGCTCGGTGAAAATAATGGCGTAAAAGCGATTATGGTCGGTCGTCAAGATGCCCTTTTTGAGGTGGAATTAGCGGATAAAAGTCGCAATGTACTTGATGTGTTACAAGAAATCGGTCATATGCCTTTGCCGCCTTATATCGATCGCCCTGATGAAGAAGCGGATCAAGAATGTTATCAAACCGTATATAACAAAGTGCCAGGTGCAGTGGCTGCACCAACAGCTGGTTTGCATTTTGATGATGAGCTTTTACAAAAATTACACGAAAAAGGCGTTAATTTTGAATTTGTAACTTTACATGTGGGCGCCGGTACATTCCAACCCGTACGTGTTGAAAATATTGAAGATCACATTATGCATGCAGAATATGTGGAGCTTTCTCAAGAAGTCTGCAATGCCATTATTGAAACGAAAAAAGCGGGCAAACGTGTCATTGCTGTGGGGACAACATCAGTGCGTTCTGTCGAAACCGCTGCCCTATCTGCGGAAGAAAATGGCAACCCAGATTTAATTGAACCTTATTTTTCTGATACGTCCATTTTTATTTACCCGGGCAAATCATTCCGTGTAGTGGATGCGTTGATTACCAACTTCCACTTGCCAGAAAGTACATTGATTATGTTGGTGTCTGCCTTTGCTGGCTTTAGCCACACCATGAATGCCTATAAAAGTGCGGTCGAAAATCGCTATCGTTTTTTCAGTTATGGCGATGCAATGTTCATTACCAAAAATCCCAATGTGAAAGGCTTAGAATAA